Sequence from the Burkholderia stabilis genome:
GCCGGCCGGTAGTAGACCGGCCGCGCCGGCACGACGATGCACCCGGCCAGCGTGATGGCGACGAGCGCGATGGCGATGGCGGTTCTTTTCATCACGCACCTCCATCAGGCCCAGTGGCCACGCGTCCAGAACCAGTTCGGACCGCGCTGGTCCCAGTGGCCCGGCACCCATTGCATGCCGACGCGCTCGGCTTCCCAGTGACCGCCGATCCACACGTAGCGGCCATGGTCCCAGTGCCAGTGGCCGCGCTCCCACACGTAGCCCACTCGCGCAGTCGGCACGACCTCGTAGCGCACGGGCGGCGGCGCGTTCGGCGCGACGATGACGACTTCCTCGGTACGCACGGCGACCGGCTCGGCGACGATCACGCGGCCCTGCGGCGCGATCACGGGCGTACCGACGAGAATCTCGTCCGCATGTGCGGCAAACGGCGCGACGACGGCTGACAGGCCCGCGGCAAACAGCGCGAGCGAAACGATACGACGTTGAACAATAGAGACAGCCATCACAACCTCCTGGTTGAACAAGTTACGCGAGCGTATTCGTTCAATGCGGGAGGACCGATAACGGCCGACAGACGCCG
This genomic interval carries:
- a CDS encoding YXWGXW repeat-containing protein; this encodes MAVSIVQRRIVSLALFAAGLSAVVAPFAAHADEILVGTPVIAPQGRVIVAEPVAVRTEEVVIVAPNAPPPVRYEVVPTARVGYVWERGHWHWDHGRYVWIGGHWEAERVGMQWVPGHWDQRGPNWFWTRGHWA